The following are encoded together in the Juglans microcarpa x Juglans regia isolate MS1-56 chromosome 2D, Jm3101_v1.0, whole genome shotgun sequence genome:
- the LOC121250687 gene encoding squamosa promoter-binding-like protein 16 isoform X1, which yields MDWDWKDFAWDSIELEEKEESSSLAGLVGCSSIGGQKNRGGGLAVDLKLGRVSDLEERSVHGLKDRGASTTTVRSSPSGPLKRNRVLSGTRNIVSCLVDGCKSDLSICRDYHRRHRVCELHSKTPVVIVRGKEQRFCQQCSRFHPLGEFDEVKKSCRKRLDGHNKRRRKSQPEPLYLSSEKLLSNYKGPRMLQFSSPHIYATTLRSSTWPGIAGTDGQRPLNSLAFIYNEGNKMFSFLQENGPRIGNQAAPEASLYQQAPPNSNNIASTESGRGCHNILSDGLTQSIDLGCALYLLSSHQTQTPAIGLNPLVQSSASHPIQSLGSEQQFHGVGVSQYSRSHAVNDKSAGIVLVPVANEYCNGGSQGALDGLLESEASRALPFWWE from the exons ATGGATTGGGACTGGAAGGACTTTGCATGGGATTCAATTGAGTTGGAGGAAAAAGAGGAAAGTAGCAGCCTTGCTGGCCTTGTTGGTTGCAGTAGCATAGGTGGGCAGAAGAATAGAGGAGGAGGACTTGCGGTGGACTTGAAGCTCGGCAGAGTATCTGATTTGGAGGAGAGATCTGTACATGGATTAAAGGACAGAGGGGCCTCAACAACAACAGTACGGTCATCACCTTCAGGGCCATTGAAAAGGAATCGGGTGCTCAGTGGAACCCGGAATATTGTTTCATGCTTAGTTGATGGATGCAAGTCAGACCTCAGTATCTGCAGGGATTATCACCGGCGCCATAGGGTTTGCGAACTCCACTCTAAGACCCCAGTTGTGATTGTAAGGGGCAAAGAGCAGCGGTTCTGCCAACAATGCAGCAG ATTCCATCCTCTGGGGGAGTTTGATGAGGTAAAGAAAAGCTGCAGGAAACGCCTTGATGGACACAACAAGCGCCGAAGAAAATCTCAGCCAGAACCCCTTTACCTGAGTTCTGAGAAACTTCTCTCCAATTACAAAG GTCCCAGAATGTTGCAATTCAGTAGTCCACACATATATGCAACTACTTTGAGAAGCAGCACCTGGCCTGGGATAGCCGGCACCGACGGACAACGTCCCCTGAATTCCTTGGCCTTCATTTACAATGAGGGAAATAAAATGTTCTCTTTCTTACAGGAAAATGGCCCGAGAATAGGCAACCAAGCAGCCCCTGAAGCCTCCCTCTATCAGCAGGCACCTCCCAATAGCAATAATATTGCTTCAACAGAAAGTGGAAGGGGCTGCCACAATATATTATCCGATGGGCTAACACAATCCATTGACTTGGGTTGTGCTCTCTATCTTCTGTCATCACATCAAACACAAACTCCAGCAATAGGTCTGAACCCCCTGGTTCAGTCCAGTGCGAGCCATCCGATTCAATCCTTGGGTTCAGAACAGCAATTTCATGGAGTTGGAGTGTCTCAGTACTCACGCTCTCATGCTGTAAACGACAAGTCTGCAGGTATAGTTTTGGTTCCTGTTGCCAATGAATACTGCAATGGAGGGTCTCAAGGGGCGCTCGATGGCTTGTTGGAAAGTGAGGCCTCACGAGCGCTTCCATTCTGGTGGGAGTAG
- the LOC121250687 gene encoding squamosa promoter-binding-like protein 16 isoform X2, whose product MDWDWKDFAWDSIELEEKEESSSLAGLVGCSSIGGQKNRGGGLAVDLKLGRVSDLEERSVHGLKDRGASTTTVRSSPSGPLKRNRVLSGTRNIVSCLVDGCKSDLSICRDYHRRHRVCELHSKTPVVIVRGKEQRFCQQCSRFHPLGEFDEVKKSCRKRLDGHNKRRRKSQPEPLYLSSEKLLSNYKGPRMLQFSSPHIYATTLRSSTWPGIAGTDGQRPLNSLAFIYNEGNKMFSFLQENGPRIGNQAAPEASLYQQAPPNSNNIASTESGRGCHNILSDGLTQSIDLGCALYLLSSHQTQTPAIGLNPLVQSSASHPIQSLGSEQQFHGVGVSQYSRSHAVNDKSAGIKHEAWQRKYETLFKEAKGMTSISMWA is encoded by the exons ATGGATTGGGACTGGAAGGACTTTGCATGGGATTCAATTGAGTTGGAGGAAAAAGAGGAAAGTAGCAGCCTTGCTGGCCTTGTTGGTTGCAGTAGCATAGGTGGGCAGAAGAATAGAGGAGGAGGACTTGCGGTGGACTTGAAGCTCGGCAGAGTATCTGATTTGGAGGAGAGATCTGTACATGGATTAAAGGACAGAGGGGCCTCAACAACAACAGTACGGTCATCACCTTCAGGGCCATTGAAAAGGAATCGGGTGCTCAGTGGAACCCGGAATATTGTTTCATGCTTAGTTGATGGATGCAAGTCAGACCTCAGTATCTGCAGGGATTATCACCGGCGCCATAGGGTTTGCGAACTCCACTCTAAGACCCCAGTTGTGATTGTAAGGGGCAAAGAGCAGCGGTTCTGCCAACAATGCAGCAG ATTCCATCCTCTGGGGGAGTTTGATGAGGTAAAGAAAAGCTGCAGGAAACGCCTTGATGGACACAACAAGCGCCGAAGAAAATCTCAGCCAGAACCCCTTTACCTGAGTTCTGAGAAACTTCTCTCCAATTACAAAG GTCCCAGAATGTTGCAATTCAGTAGTCCACACATATATGCAACTACTTTGAGAAGCAGCACCTGGCCTGGGATAGCCGGCACCGACGGACAACGTCCCCTGAATTCCTTGGCCTTCATTTACAATGAGGGAAATAAAATGTTCTCTTTCTTACAGGAAAATGGCCCGAGAATAGGCAACCAAGCAGCCCCTGAAGCCTCCCTCTATCAGCAGGCACCTCCCAATAGCAATAATATTGCTTCAACAGAAAGTGGAAGGGGCTGCCACAATATATTATCCGATGGGCTAACACAATCCATTGACTTGGGTTGTGCTCTCTATCTTCTGTCATCACATCAAACACAAACTCCAGCAATAGGTCTGAACCCCCTGGTTCAGTCCAGTGCGAGCCATCCGATTCAATCCTTGGGTTCAGAACAGCAATTTCATGGAGTTGGAGTGTCTCAGTACTCACGCTCTCATGCTGTAAACGACAAGTCTGCAGGTATA